The bacterium Unc6 genome includes a window with the following:
- a CDS encoding prevent-host-death family protein — MGKFQERYIVDEKGQKTAVVLPVEEYEELLEDLHDLAITAERRDEPTIAFEELKKRLKENGFL, encoded by the coding sequence ATGGGAAAATTTCAAGAAAGGTATATTGTAGACGAAAAGGGACAAAAGACGGCGGTAGTTCTTCCGGTTGAAGAGTATGAGGAACTCTTAGAGGATCTCCACGATCTCGCAATCACCGCTGAACGTCGGGATGAGCCTACAATAGCTTTCGAAGAACTTAAGAAACGGTTGAAAGAAAATGGCTTTTTATGA
- a CDS encoding 50S ribosomal protein L13, whose translation MEKQTIQWHLMDAKGKVLGRLAIQIAKILQGKHRVEYQRHLAGNHDGVVVINVESITVTGNKDKQKVYTKYSGYPGGLKKVSFMEMKKKAPCEIIRHAVKGMLPKNKLQARMLRHLKIFEKEAPLSVLSMCK comes from the coding sequence ATGGAAAAACAGACAATACAATGGCATCTTATGGATGCAAAAGGAAAGGTTCTCGGAAGGTTGGCGATACAGATTGCAAAAATTTTACAGGGAAAACACAGAGTAGAGTATCAAAGACATCTTGCCGGAAATCATGATGGGGTTGTTGTAATAAATGTAGAGTCTATTACAGTTACCGGGAATAAGGATAAACAAAAAGTATATACTAAATATTCGGGATATCCGGGTGGATTGAAAAAGGTTTCATTTATGGAGATGAAGAAAAAAGCGCCCTGTGAAATTATTCGTCATGCAGTTAAAGGTATGCTTCCCAAAAATAAGTTGCAGGCAAGAATGCTCAGGCACTTAAAAATATTTGAAAAAGAAGCACCGTTGTCAGTTTTAAGTATGTGTAAATAA
- a CDS encoding 30S ribosomal protein S9, with protein MEISVFTVGRRKESVARLQLQDGTGKILINGKTLDKYFVRDTLKVLVKQPLDATKMLDKFDIDVDVSGGGISSQAEAIRHALARALVKVDETIKPILRKSGFLTRDPRMRERKKYGQEGARKRFQWTKR; from the coding sequence ATGGAAATCTCTGTATTTACAGTAGGAAGAAGAAAAGAAAGTGTTGCAAGACTTCAACTTCAGGATGGAACCGGGAAAATACTTATAAATGGAAAAACACTTGATAAATATTTTGTAAGGGACACATTAAAAGTACTGGTAAAACAGCCGTTAGATGCTACAAAAATGCTGGATAAATTTGATATTGATGTTGATGTTTCAGGTGGCGGAATATCATCGCAGGCAGAAGCTATAAGACACGCACTGGCAAGGGCACTGGTAAAAGTAGATGAAACAATAAAACCAATCCTCCGTAAGAGCGGTTTTTTAACAAGAGATCCAAGAATGCGTGAAAGAAAAAAATATGGACAGGAAGGCGCGCGAAAAAGATTTCAGTGGACAAAACGTTAA
- a CDS encoding elongation factor Tu gives MAKEKFLRTKPHVNVGTIGHVDHGKTTLTSAITKVLSSKGLAQAKTFEEIDNAPEERERGVTINVHHAEYQTQNRHYAHVDCPGHADYIKNMVTGAAQMDGAVLVVSAVDGPMPQTREHILLARQVGVPAMVVFLNKTDAVEDKELVDLVEMEVRDLLSKYEFPGDKIPVVRGSALNAMNCGCSKDDCPNCKSILELMSAVDSHIPEPVRITDRAFLMSVEDVFSISGRGTVGTGRVERGIVKVGEEVEIVGIQTESRRTVVTGVEMFRKLLDEGRAGDNIGVLLRGIEKKDLEKGMVISAPNTITPHTQFKAQVYVLTKEEGGRHTQFFSGYRPQFFFRTTDVTGVITLPQGTEMIMPGDNVSATVDLIVPVAMEKEQRFAIREGGKTIGAGVVTEIIK, from the coding sequence ATGGCAAAAGAAAAATTTCTCAGGACAAAACCGCATGTAAATGTAGGGACCATAGGACATGTTGACCATGGAAAAACAACACTGACAAGTGCAATAACAAAAGTATTATCTAGCAAGGGATTGGCTCAGGCAAAGACATTTGAAGAAATAGATAATGCGCCTGAGGAAAGAGAAAGAGGAGTAACAATAAATGTACACCATGCGGAATATCAAACACAGAACAGGCACTATGCACATGTGGACTGTCCAGGTCACGCAGACTATATAAAGAATATGGTTACAGGAGCGGCACAGATGGACGGAGCAGTATTAGTGGTAAGTGCAGTAGATGGTCCTATGCCGCAGACAAGAGAACACATACTTTTGGCAAGACAGGTGGGAGTTCCTGCAATGGTGGTGTTCTTAAACAAAACAGATGCAGTAGAAGATAAAGAATTAGTAGATTTAGTTGAAATGGAAGTGCGAGATTTATTAAGCAAATATGAGTTTCCTGGGGATAAGATACCGGTGGTAAGAGGAAGTGCATTAAATGCAATGAACTGTGGATGTAGCAAAGATGATTGTCCAAACTGCAAGTCCATACTGGAATTGATGTCAGCAGTAGATAGCCATATACCTGAGCCTGTAAGAATAACGGACAGGGCATTTTTAATGTCCGTAGAAGATGTATTTAGCATAAGCGGCAGAGGAACAGTAGGAACAGGAAGAGTAGAAAGAGGAATAGTCAAAGTAGGAGAAGAAGTAGAAATAGTAGGGATACAGACAGAGAGCAGAAGGACAGTAGTAACAGGGGTAGAGATGTTCAGGAAGTTGTTAGACGAAGGAAGAGCAGGAGACAACATAGGGGTATTGTTAAGAGGGATAGAAAAAAAAGACTTAGAAAAAGGGATGGTCATATCGGCACCAAATACAATAACGCCACACACACAATTCAAGGCACAGGTATATGTATTAACAAAAGAAGAAGGTGGAAGACACACACAATTTTTCAGCGGCTACAGGCCTCAGTTTTTCTTCAGGACAACAGATGTAACAGGAGTAATAACATTACCGCAAGGAACAGAAATGATAATGCCTGGCGACAATGTATCTGCAACAGTAGATCTGATAGTACCTGTGGCAATGGAAAAAGAGCAAAGATTTGCAATCCGCGAAGGAGGAAAGACAATAGGAGCAGGCGTGGTAACAGAGATAATAAAATAA
- a CDS encoding 50S ribosomal protein L33 — translation MQEQIILACEVCKNRNYISTKNKKNIPDRLQHKKYCRICRKHTVHKETK, via the coding sequence ATGCAGGAGCAGATTATATTGGCTTGTGAAGTTTGTAAAAACAGAAATTATATATCTACCAAGAATAAAAAAAATATTCCGGATAGATTACAACATAAAAAATATTGTAGGATTTGTCGTAAACATACTGTTCATAAAGAAACCAAGTAG
- a CDS encoding preprotein translocase subunit SecE encodes MTIDFFICHLFIMCGKRIVMKKIVNFIAEVKGELKKVGWSNKKELTYSTGVVTIISFFLALIIAIADWFLSHIIRIIIR; translated from the coding sequence GTGACAATAGATTTTTTTATTTGTCACTTATTTATAATGTGTGGCAAGAGGATTGTAATGAAAAAAATAGTCAATTTTATAGCAGAGGTAAAGGGCGAATTAAAAAAGGTTGGATGGTCAAATAAAAAAGAGTTGACATATTCAACAGGTGTTGTTACAATAATCTCTTTCTTTCTTGCTTTGATCATTGCAATTGCAGATTGGTTTTTATCACATATAATAAGAATTATTATTCGTTGA
- a CDS encoding transcription termination/antitermination factor NusG, whose product MTQKWYIVHTQANTEEKIEREIKRGIEDGTLSDCVFDVIVPKEKVQEVKSGKKIIKDQKIFLGYVLIKMVDLSLLKSEDASLRNIAQRAFLAVRKTSGVSSFISSGKKPVAISEEEVEKILKKTAETKEKPTIKQTFSQGESARIKEGPFENFMGTIEEVYPGKGRLKVMVVIFGRTTPVELEYGQVEKI is encoded by the coding sequence ATGACACAAAAATGGTATATAGTTCATACTCAGGCTAATACAGAAGAAAAGATTGAGAGGGAAATTAAAAGAGGCATAGAAGATGGAACCTTATCCGATTGTGTTTTTGATGTTATAGTTCCAAAAGAAAAGGTTCAAGAGGTAAAATCAGGAAAGAAGATAATAAAAGATCAAAAAATCTTTTTAGGTTATGTGCTTATTAAGATGGTTGACCTGTCTTTGCTTAAAAGTGAAGATGCGAGTTTGCGGAATATTGCACAAAGAGCGTTTCTGGCTGTAAGAAAGACATCAGGGGTCTCAAGTTTTATAAGTTCAGGTAAGAAGCCGGTTGCGATATCAGAAGAAGAGGTTGAAAAAATATTAAAAAAGACAGCAGAAACCAAAGAAAAGCCTACAATTAAACAGACCTTTTCGCAGGGTGAATCGGCAAGAATTAAGGAAGGTCCTTTTGAAAATTTTATGGGTACAATTGAGGAAGTCTATCCTGGTAAGGGAAGGTTGAAGGTTATGGTTGTAATATTTGGAAGGACAACCCCAGTTGAACTGGAATATGGACAAGTGGAGAAAATATAA
- a CDS encoding 50S ribosomal protein L11 has product MAKKKITAQIKLQIPADGANPAPPVGPALGQHGVNIMEFCKSFNAATKDKGGMIIPVVISVYEDKSFTFIMKSPPCSALLKQACGLAKGSGQPNKQKVGKITKSQVREIVKIKAKDLNVSDEEQTIRIVEGTARSMGIEVSD; this is encoded by the coding sequence ATGGCAAAGAAAAAAATTACAGCACAGATCAAACTGCAGATACCAGCAGATGGAGCAAATCCAGCCCCACCTGTTGGTCCTGCACTTGGGCAGCATGGTGTAAATATTATGGAGTTTTGTAAAAGTTTTAATGCTGCCACAAAGGATAAGGGAGGAATGATTATTCCTGTTGTAATCTCAGTTTACGAAGATAAAAGTTTTACATTTATAATGAAAAGTCCCCCTTGTAGCGCTCTTTTAAAACAAGCCTGTGGACTTGCAAAGGGGTCCGGTCAACCCAACAAACAAAAGGTTGGCAAGATTACAAAATCACAGGTTAGAGAAATTGTAAAAATAAAAGCCAAAGATTTAAACGTATCTGATGAAGAGCAAACAATCCGTATTGTCGAAGGAACTGCAAGAAGTATGGGGATTGAGGTATCTGATTAA
- a CDS encoding 50S ribosomal protein L1: MKKHSKRYEKILSQLPKEEKIWKIADAVKVLKELPPVKFNETVALSFKTDINPKQSDQNIRGTVVLPNGLGRKVRVAVFCKGEHEKAAKDAGADVVGATDLVEKVAGGFLDFDVAIATPEMMREMGRLGKVLGPKGLMPNPKVGTVTTDVGKVVKEAKAGRVEYRMDKQGNIHVAVGKISFEPSAIVENASTVIESVFKARPAALKGQYIKSIHIAKTMGPGLRLDISQFKL, translated from the coding sequence ATGAAAAAACATAGTAAAAGATACGAAAAGATACTTTCTCAACTTCCGAAAGAAGAAAAAATTTGGAAGATAGCAGATGCGGTAAAGGTTTTAAAGGAATTACCACCTGTAAAATTTAATGAGACAGTGGCTCTTTCATTTAAGACGGACATAAATCCAAAACAGTCTGACCAGAATATAAGAGGAACGGTTGTTCTACCTAATGGCTTGGGCAGGAAGGTCAGGGTTGCGGTGTTTTGTAAGGGAGAGCATGAGAAGGCAGCAAAAGATGCAGGGGCAGATGTTGTAGGTGCAACAGACCTTGTAGAAAAGGTTGCTGGCGGATTTCTTGACTTTGATGTTGCAATTGCCACACCTGAAATGATGCGCGAAATGGGAAGGCTCGGTAAAGTGCTTGGTCCAAAAGGATTGATGCCAAACCCAAAGGTAGGAACTGTTACAACAGATGTTGGAAAAGTGGTAAAAGAAGCAAAGGCCGGACGCGTTGAGTATCGTATGGATAAACAGGGCAATATCCATGTGGCAGTGGGTAAGATTTCGTTTGAACCGAGTGCAATAGTTGAAAATGCTTCAACTGTTATAGAGTCGGTTTTTAAGGCAAGACCTGCTGCATTAAAAGGACAATATATTAAAAGTATTCATATAGCAAAAACAATGGGCCCTGGTTTAAGGTTAGACATAAGTCAGTTCAAATTGTAA
- a CDS encoding 50S ribosomal protein L10, with translation MEYGIRNTSMRSGMIRFDKSSMLDEVKSSIKDGQAIFIFRYKGLRTSELEELRKTVRLSGKVFVCKNSILKVALKDISLEKAVQFVEGPSAIAVSTTDPCVLSKDIIKFASNHPACVVLGGVLGKEVLTASVVKQLAGLPSRQEILGQVAWTAQSAVYHFIWTLNGIICKFLYVVEQIKNIPDRKAE, from the coding sequence ATGGAATACGGTATACGAAATACAAGTATGAGAAGTGGTATGATAAGGTTTGATAAATCTTCTATGTTAGATGAGGTAAAGAGTTCTATTAAGGATGGGCAGGCTATATTTATTTTTAGGTATAAAGGGCTTCGCACATCAGAGCTTGAAGAATTAAGAAAAACTGTAAGGTTAAGTGGGAAAGTATTTGTATGCAAAAATTCTATCCTTAAGGTTGCATTGAAAGATATAAGCCTTGAAAAAGCCGTTCAATTTGTAGAAGGTCCATCAGCAATTGCAGTTTCAACAACAGACCCTTGTGTTTTATCAAAAGATATTATTAAGTTTGCTTCAAATCATCCTGCGTGTGTTGTTTTGGGTGGAGTGCTTGGGAAGGAAGTACTTACGGCATCTGTTGTCAAGCAATTGGCAGGCCTGCCATCAAGACAAGAGATTCTTGGACAAGTGGCATGGACAGCGCAGTCTGCTGTTTATCACTTTATCTGGACTTTAAATGGAATAATTTGTAAGTTTCTTTATGTAGTAGAACAAATTAAAAACATACCAGACCGTAAGGCAGAATAA
- a CDS encoding 50S ribosomal protein L7/L12 produces the protein MSEIKVETQSASTKVNEIVEAVGQLSVLELSSLVKAMEEKFGVSATMPAITSAAGPSAEARPSAEEKTAFDVVLTDAGSQKIAVIKEVRAITSLGLKEAKDLVEGAPKPVKTGVSKEEAEKIKKQIEATGAKVELK, from the coding sequence ATGTCAGAAATAAAGGTAGAAACACAGTCTGCATCTACAAAGGTAAATGAAATAGTAGAGGCAGTAGGTCAATTAAGTGTCCTTGAACTTTCATCGCTTGTGAAGGCTATGGAAGAAAAATTTGGTGTCAGTGCCACTATGCCGGCTATAACATCTGCGGCAGGGCCATCTGCTGAGGCAAGGCCTTCTGCTGAGGAAAAAACAGCATTTGATGTTGTTCTTACGGATGCGGGCTCTCAAAAGATAGCGGTTATAAAAGAGGTAAGGGCTATCACAAGTCTTGGTTTGAAGGAGGCAAAAGACCTTGTTGAGGGAGCGCCTAAACCGGTAAAAACAGGCGTTTCAAAAGAAGAAGCAGAGAAGATAAAGAAACAGATTGAGGCAACAGGTGCAAAGGTAGAATTAAAATAA
- a CDS encoding DNA-directed RNA polymerase subunit beta produces MQELKSFAKIPEIMDLPHFLDIQTQPYEEFLQGFVPKNKRKSVGLQEVFEEFFPMELPDKGVRLEFLRYSLEKPSHTIEQCLAGGFTYASPLRARLRLRTGKREVVEEDVYICDIPLMMPTGSFIINGDERVVVSQLHRSSGVCFEESPHPSGKMLYIARIIPDKGSWMEFEFDINDLMYVHLDRRKKFYVTTLLRALGFETDADILKEFYPIEVLHLKDTVISSLVGRVCAKDIIHKKTQEKIVSTGESITVEMVSQLEDAGPVFSVFDLSSKRQLYSTLASDHLHTKEDALVEIYHKMRPMEPSTVDGASDMLKNNFFNKKRYHLGKVGRFILNRKLNMNVPFDNTALDKETIINVIKYLLSLRNGEGKVDDIDHLGNRRVKTVCELVQNQFRIGCARLERNVKDRMAAYSNEMLLPHNLVNSKIVSSVIKDFFARSQLCQFMDQINLLAELTHKRRLSALGPGGLSRERAGFQVRDVHHSHYGRICPIETPEGSNVGLIASLATYARINEFGFIQTPYRKVVDGKVTGKIEYLSADIEDQYVIAQANSKIDEGGKFLDERVLCRDKGNFSLVDPEDISYMDVSPKQIVSVAASLTPFFEHNDANRALMGSNMQRQAVPLLLPERALLSTGIEGRIAKDGGAVVIAKKSGKATRVESDRIVIDNEQYTLKKFIRSNSSTCINQRPLVKVGDNVKAGDIIADGPATDNGELALGRNILVAFMPWYGYNFEDAIVISRKLVSDDLLTSIHIEEFEVEARETRLGNEEITRDIPNVAEEALKNLDEEGIVHIGAEVSAGDVIVGKITPKGETELTPEEKLLRAIFGEKAKDVKDSSLIVPPGVEGTVVDIKVFSRKDILKGKKKKTLKIEEMQAIESIRKHYETQIQHLVLEKNKKVASVLLGKKLTQSIIDEETGQILISSGNSITKSDLKKIETESCDASDIHINNEKDSAELYKMVKIFDDQILSLSSEQKRQTDRIKRGDELPTGVLKRVIIYIASKKKVSVGDKLAGRHGNKGVIAKILPEEDMPFTADGTPIEMILNPLGVPSRMNVGQILETQLGWAAKALGIRFISPIFDGAKEEEIRGELKKAGLPEDGVITLYDGKTGQAFVQKISVGYLYMMKLIHLVDDKIHARAIGPYSLITQQPLGGKAQFGGQRLGEMEVWALEAYGAAHTLQEFLTIKSDDIQGRTKAYEAIVKGEQVLQPTTPESFNVLIKELQSLGLDIKIEKKKK; encoded by the coding sequence ATGCAGGAATTAAAAAGTTTTGCAAAAATACCAGAGATTATGGATTTGCCTCACTTCTTAGATATACAGACCCAGCCTTATGAGGAATTTCTTCAAGGCTTTGTTCCCAAAAACAAGAGAAAGTCAGTGGGACTGCAAGAGGTTTTTGAAGAGTTTTTTCCTATGGAACTTCCGGACAAGGGGGTCAGGCTTGAGTTTTTAAGATATTCTCTTGAAAAACCGAGCCATACAATAGAGCAATGTTTGGCCGGAGGTTTTACATATGCAAGTCCTTTGAGGGCCCGTCTGAGGTTAAGAACAGGCAAAAGAGAAGTTGTAGAAGAGGATGTATATATATGCGACATTCCCTTGATGATGCCTACGGGTTCATTTATTATAAATGGTGATGAGAGAGTGGTGGTAAGCCAGCTTCACCGTTCTTCAGGTGTTTGTTTTGAAGAGTCGCCCCATCCGTCAGGGAAGATGTTGTATATTGCCCGTATTATACCGGACAAAGGTTCCTGGATGGAGTTTGAGTTTGATATAAACGATTTGATGTATGTTCACCTTGATAGAAGAAAAAAATTTTATGTAACAACCCTGTTAAGAGCACTTGGTTTTGAAACAGATGCCGATATTCTTAAAGAATTTTATCCGATTGAAGTGTTACACCTGAAAGACACAGTTATATCAAGTCTTGTCGGAAGAGTGTGTGCGAAAGATATTATTCATAAAAAAACGCAAGAAAAGATTGTTTCAACAGGTGAGTCTATCACAGTTGAGATGGTTTCACAATTAGAAGATGCAGGTCCTGTGTTTTCAGTATTTGACCTTTCATCTAAAAGACAGCTCTATAGCACTTTGGCAAGTGATCATCTTCATACCAAAGAAGATGCTCTTGTTGAGATATACCATAAGATGCGTCCTATGGAGCCATCCACAGTTGATGGAGCAAGTGATATGTTAAAAAATAATTTTTTCAACAAGAAAAGATACCATCTTGGGAAGGTTGGCAGATTTATACTGAACAGAAAACTTAATATGAATGTTCCTTTTGATAATACAGCGCTTGATAAGGAAACAATAATCAATGTTATTAAATATCTTTTAAGTCTCAGAAACGGAGAGGGAAAAGTTGATGACATTGATCATCTCGGCAACAGAAGAGTAAAAACTGTTTGTGAGCTTGTTCAAAATCAGTTCAGGATTGGTTGCGCCAGACTTGAAAGAAATGTAAAAGATCGTATGGCGGCATATAGTAATGAAATGCTTCTTCCACACAATCTTGTTAATTCAAAAATAGTGTCTTCGGTAATAAAAGACTTTTTTGCAAGGAGTCAATTATGTCAGTTTATGGATCAGATAAATCTGCTCGCAGAACTAACACATAAAAGACGGTTAAGCGCGCTTGGCCCTGGTGGGCTTTCCAGAGAAAGGGCTGGTTTTCAGGTGCGTGATGTTCACCATTCGCACTATGGAAGGATATGTCCTATTGAAACACCGGAGGGTTCTAATGTCGGACTTATAGCATCGTTGGCAACATATGCGAGGATAAATGAGTTTGGTTTTATTCAGACCCCTTACAGGAAGGTGGTAGATGGGAAAGTAACCGGAAAGATAGAATATCTTTCAGCAGATATAGAGGACCAATATGTAATAGCTCAGGCAAACTCAAAAATAGATGAAGGCGGAAAATTTCTTGACGAAAGGGTTCTTTGTAGGGACAAGGGAAATTTTTCGCTTGTAGATCCAGAAGATATATCCTATATGGATGTTTCTCCGAAACAGATTGTAAGCGTTGCGGCAAGTCTTACTCCGTTTTTTGAACACAATGATGCGAACAGAGCGCTGATGGGTTCCAATATGCAAAGGCAGGCTGTTCCTCTTTTGCTTCCCGAAAGAGCGCTTCTTTCAACAGGTATTGAAGGCAGGATTGCAAAAGATGGTGGTGCTGTTGTAATTGCAAAAAAATCAGGTAAAGCAACAAGGGTTGAATCCGACAGGATAGTTATTGACAATGAACAGTACACTTTAAAAAAGTTTATCCGTTCAAATTCTTCTACCTGTATTAATCAAAGACCTCTGGTTAAGGTAGGTGATAATGTCAAGGCAGGGGATATTATTGCAGATGGACCTGCTACAGACAATGGCGAACTTGCACTTGGCAGGAATATACTTGTTGCATTTATGCCCTGGTACGGTTATAACTTTGAGGATGCAATCGTAATAAGCAGAAAACTTGTCTCTGATGATTTATTGACCTCTATTCATATTGAAGAGTTTGAGGTTGAGGCGAGAGAAACCAGACTTGGTAACGAAGAAATAACAAGAGATATTCCAAATGTAGCAGAGGAAGCATTAAAAAATCTTGATGAAGAGGGAATTGTCCACATAGGTGCCGAGGTATCGGCTGGCGATGTTATTGTTGGAAAAATTACACCAAAAGGTGAAACAGAACTAACACCTGAAGAAAAACTGTTAAGGGCGATATTTGGGGAAAAGGCAAAAGATGTAAAAGACTCATCACTTATTGTTCCACCCGGTGTTGAGGGGACAGTCGTAGATATAAAGGTGTTCTCAAGAAAGGATATATTAAAAGGTAAAAAGAAAAAGACATTAAAGATTGAGGAGATGCAGGCAATAGAATCTATCAGAAAGCACTATGAGACACAGATACAGCATCTTGTACTTGAAAAAAATAAAAAAGTTGCCTCCGTACTTTTGGGTAAAAAATTAACACAGAGCATAATAGATGAAGAAACAGGACAGATACTTATATCGTCGGGTAATTCCATTACAAAATCAGATTTGAAAAAAATTGAGACCGAATCCTGCGATGCATCAGATATACATATAAATAATGAAAAGGATTCTGCGGAACTTTATAAAATGGTGAAAATATTTGATGACCAGATATTAAGTTTAAGTTCGGAACAAAAAAGACAGACAGATAGAATAAAAAGGGGTGATGAACTCCCGACGGGTGTATTAAAAAGGGTTATCATATATATTGCGTCAAAAAAGAAAGTATCAGTTGGTGATAAATTAGCAGGTCGGCATGGAAACAAAGGTGTTATAGCAAAGATACTGCCTGAAGAAGATATGCCGTTTACAGCAGATGGAACACCTATTGAGATGATACTTAATCCGTTGGGTGTGCCATCTCGTATGAATGTTGGCCAGATATTAGAAACCCAGCTTGGTTGGGCAGCAAAAGCGCTTGGCATTAGATTTATAAGTCCTATATTTGATGGGGCAAAAGAAGAAGAAATTCGTGGAGAACTTAAAAAAGCAGGACTTCCAGAAGATGGGGTGATTACATTATATGATGGAAAGACAGGACAGGCATTTGTACAAAAAATAAGTGTTGGCTACCTGTATATGATGAAACTTATACATCTTGTTGATGATAAGATACACGCAAGAGCAATAGGTCCTTATTCTCTTATTACACAGCAGCCGTTGGGTGGGAAGGCACAGTTTGGTGGACAGAGATTAGGAGAAATGGAGGTATGGGCGCTTGAGGCATATGGTGCGGCACATACATTACAAGAATTTCTAACAATAAAGAGCGATGATATTCAGGGAAGGACAAAAGCTTACGAGGCAATTGTAAAAGGTGAACAGGTATTACAGCCTACAACGCCGGAGTCATTTAATGTTCTTATAAAAGAACTCCAGAGCCTTGGATTAGATATAAAAATAGAAAAAAAGAAGAAATAA